The nucleotide window GTGGACGAGCGGCATCAGCATCGGTGGAGCGCACCGGTGGCGACCAGGCGGGCAGCGAAGGTGGAGGGTGGGAGCGCGATGCGTGGGTGCGGGATCCGGCGGCGGAGGGGGTCAAAGAGACTGAGCTGAAATGGGAgaagagagggggagagaggagaggagcgtTGAGCACATCGGACGCAGTACCAAGGCGACGGGACGACCGGTTCCGGGCTTGAGTCCGAACTTAACCCATCTTCATAATTTTTTGGGTTATTTGGATCTATACCATTACAATTTTGTAAGTTTGGAAATATGCCATTACAATTCGTCTATTTGGAGAACTGCCATTATAATTGTGTCTCTCATTCATCCATACCGTTTTATACGTCTTCCACCTATATAGGCCACCTGTCAGACATGTATAAATATAGCAAACGTGTATAGACGTCAAGTCCCGCATACTCCGTCAAAACAAGACAGCCCGCAGCGGCCAGCGCGCAAGGTGGAGGGCGGCGCTCGCCCCGACAGCCTGCGCGCTAGGCGGAACGGCGGCGCTCGCCCGCGGCGGCCTGCGCGCGAGGCAGAACGCTGGCTCACAGCAGCAGCGGCCGGCGCGCGTGCGGAACGGCGACGAGGCGACGAGCGCCCGCGGTGTCCTGCGCGTGAGCGGCCACCATCATCTGCGGCCATCTCGCCGCGGTGCTCGTCCTGCCCCGCATCCCGGCACTCCGTGCGTCATCTGCCGCCCACAACGTGTCCGCCGCCATGGGCGCCGGGTGCGCGCTCTCCATGGCCGCCGTCTTTTTCTGGGCGCGTGTGTTCTACCTTCCCAAGGTGTACGAGCTCGGCGACACCCGTTGCTCATCCTGCTCGCCCATGTGCTATGTCTGGCTTGCCACGCGCCAGTCCTGATGCCCATGGCGCTCGTCCCTGATCAACACCGTCCTAGGTCGGCGATGGATTGGAACGCAACAATCTAGAGAATTTCCCATACCAGATCGAAGCATCAAAATTTCTGTTCAGAAAACGGACAAAATACTTCTAGTGCTAGGCTAGAAAAACAAAGTGACGCTAGAAAAATGATGTCCAGTCCAAAGCTTAAGCCACCGGAACCACGGAGGCAATGAACCATGAGATCATTGCACCGGTCGCCGCACGTTCGGCGCACTGACCGGTGAGCACCCCCATGACCTCGCGGAGCGTCTTCAGTGACGCAGTCCGGAGCTCGGGCCTAGCGAGCGCTTCCGCCGCGACAGCCCCTGAATGCCCATCGGCGTGCGCTCGTCACCAAAGCCACAGCGGCGTCCATCGGCGGGCGCTTCTTCCCGGACTCGCACGACCTCTGCGCAGGCCACCGCGGGCGCTCGCGCGCTCGCTGCCGCGCCGCTCGCGCGCAGGCCACCACGGGCGCtcgtcgccgcgccgccgcgccgctcgCGCGGCAGGCCACCGCGGGCGCTCGCGCGCAGGCCACTGCGGTGCGCTCGCTGCGCTCGCTGCCGCGCCGCTCGCGCGCAGGCCACCACGGGCGCTCGTCGCCTCGCCGCCGCGCCGCTCGCGGGCAGGCCACCGCGGGCGCTCGTCGCCTCGCCGCCGTTCTGCTCGCGCGCAGGCAGCTGCGGGCGTGAGCCAGCGTTCTGCCTCGCGCGTAGGCCGCCGCGGGCGAGCGCCGCCGTTCCGCCTAGCGCGCAGGCTACCGGGGCGAGCGCCGCCCTCCACCTTGCGCGTTGGCCGCTGCGGGCTGTCTTGTTTTGACGGAGTACGCGGGACTTAGACGTCTATACACGTTTGTTGTATTTATGCATGTCAGACAGTGGGCCTATATAGGTGGAAGACGTATAAAATGGTATGGATGAATGAGAGACATAATTATAATGGCAGTTCTCCAAATAGGCGAATTGTAATGACATATTTCTAATCTTGCAAAATTATAATGGTATAGATCAAATAACCCTAATTTTTTCGGGTCCGATGGCTCAGGCTACAGAC belongs to Miscanthus floridulus cultivar M001 chromosome 4, ASM1932011v1, whole genome shotgun sequence and includes:
- the LOC136548087 gene encoding uncharacterized protein, which produces MPIGVRSSPKPQRRPSAGASSRTRTTSAQATAGARALAAAPLARRPPRALVAAPPRRSRGRPPRALARRPLRCARCARCRAARAQATTGARRLAAAPLAGRPPRALVASPPFCSRAGSCGREPAFCLARRPPRASAAVPPSAQATGASAALHLARWPLRAVLF